A stretch of the Orcinus orca chromosome 1, mOrcOrc1.1, whole genome shotgun sequence genome encodes the following:
- the UTP11 gene encoding probable U3 small nucleolar RNA-associated protein 11 gives MAAAFRKAAKSRQREHRERSQPSFRKHLGLLEKKKDYKLRADDYRKKQKYLRALRKKALEKNPDEFYYKMTRVKLQDGVHVIKETKEEVTPEQLKLMRTQDVKYVEMKRVAEAKKIERLKSELHLLDFQGKQQKKHVFFFDTKKEVEQFDIATHLRTAPELVDRVFNRPTIETLQKEKVKGVNNQTRLKQIAKERQKQYNCLTQRIEREKKLFVIAQKIQTRKDLLDKTQKVKVKKETVNSPAIYKFESRRKR, from the exons ATGGCGGCGGCTTTTCGGAAAGCGGCTAAGTCGCGGCAGCGGGAACACAGAGAGCGAAGCCAG CCCAGCTTTCGAAAACATCTGGGCCtgctggagaaaaagaaagattacaAACTTCGTGCAGA TGACTACCGGAAAAAGCAAAAATACCTTAGAGCTCTCCGGAAGAAGGCTCTTGAAAAAAATCCAGATGAATTCTACTATAAAATGACTCGGGTTAAACTCCAG GATGGAGTTCATGTGATTAAGGAGACTAAGGAAGAAGTAACTCCAGAACAGCTGAAACTAATGAGAACTCAGGatgtcaaatatgtagaaatgaaAAGGGTTGCAGAAGCTAAG AAAATTGAAAGACTAAAATCAGAGctccatctgctggatttccagGGGAAGCAACAGAAGaagcatgtgtttttttttgacACCAAAAAGGAAG TCGAACAGTTTGATATTGCAACTCACCTGCGAACAGCTCCAGAACTAGTCGACAGAGTCTTTAACAGACCTACGATAGAGACCTTGCAGAAGGAGAAAGTGAAAGGAGTTAACAATCAGACTCGACTTAAg CAAATAGCGAAAGAGAGGCAAAAGCAGTATAACTGCCTGACACAGCGGATTGAGCGCGAGAAGAAATTGTTTGTTATTGCACAGAAAATTCAGACTCGCAAAGATCTTCTG GATAAAACTCAGAAGGTGAAGGTGAAGAAAGAAACAGTCAACTCCCCAGCTATTTACAAATTTGAGAGTCGTCGAAAACGTTGA
- the FHL3 gene encoding four and a half LIM domains protein 3 isoform X2, giving the protein MSEAFDCAKCSESLYGRKYIQTDNGPYCVPCYDNTFANTCAECQQLIGHDSRELFYEDRHFHEGCFRCCRCQRSLADEPFTCQDSELLCNDCYCSAFSSQCSACGETVMPGSRKLEYGGQTWHEHCFLCSSCEQPLGSRSFVPDKGAHYCVPCYENKFAPRCARCSKTLTQGGVTYRDQPWHRECLVCTGCQTPLAGQQFTSRDDDPYCVACFGELFAPKCSSCKRPITGLGEGKYVSFEDRHWHHSCFSCARCSTSLVGQGFVPDGDQVLCQGCSQAGP; this is encoded by the exons ATGAGCGAGGCCTTTGACTGTGCAAAATGCAGCGAGTCCCTGTACGGGCGCAAATACATCCAGACAGACAACGGACCCTACTGTGTGCCCTGCTATGACAACACCTTCGCCAACACGTGCGCCGAGTGCCAGCAGCTTATCGGGCACGACTCGAGG GAGCTGTTCTACGAAGACCGCCACTTCCACGAGGGTTGCTtccgctgctgccgctgccagCGCTCCCTGGCCGACGAGCCCTTCACCTGCCAGGACAGCGAGCTGCTCTGTAACGACTGCTACTGCAGTGCCTTCTCCTCACAGTGCTCCGCCTGCGGGGAGACCGTCATGCCCG GATCCCGGAAGCTGGAGTACGGAGGTCAGACGTGGCATGAGCACTGCTTCCTGTGCAGCAGCTGTGAGCAGCCGCTGGGCTCCCGTTCCTTTGTGCCCGACAAGGGTGCTCACTACTGCGTGCCCTGCTATGAGAACAAGTTTGCTCCTCGCTGCGCCCGCTGCAGCAAG ACACTGACGCAGGGTGGCGTGACATACCGTGACCAGCCCTGGCATCGGGAATGCCTGGTCTGCACCGGCTGCCAGACGCCCCTGGCAGGGCAGCAGTTCACCTCCCGAGATGACGATCCCTACTGTGTGGCCTGTTTTGGAGAACTCTTTGCACCCAAGTGCAGCAGCTGCAAGCGCCCCATCACAG gACTCGGTGAAGGCAAGTATGTGTCCTTTGAAGACCGCCACTGGCACCACAGCTGCTTCTCCTGCGCCCGATGCTCCACCTCCCTGGTGGGCCAGGGCTTCGTGCCGGACGGAGACCAAGTGCTGTGCCAGGGCTGCAGCCAGGCGGGGCCCTGA
- the FHL3 gene encoding four and a half LIM domains protein 3 isoform X1 yields the protein MPWPGGSLTATMSEAFDCAKCSESLYGRKYIQTDNGPYCVPCYDNTFANTCAECQQLIGHDSRELFYEDRHFHEGCFRCCRCQRSLADEPFTCQDSELLCNDCYCSAFSSQCSACGETVMPGSRKLEYGGQTWHEHCFLCSSCEQPLGSRSFVPDKGAHYCVPCYENKFAPRCARCSKTLTQGGVTYRDQPWHRECLVCTGCQTPLAGQQFTSRDDDPYCVACFGELFAPKCSSCKRPITGLGEGKYVSFEDRHWHHSCFSCARCSTSLVGQGFVPDGDQVLCQGCSQAGP from the exons ATGCCCTGGCCTGGG GGCTCACTCACAGCCACCATGAGCGAGGCCTTTGACTGTGCAAAATGCAGCGAGTCCCTGTACGGGCGCAAATACATCCAGACAGACAACGGACCCTACTGTGTGCCCTGCTATGACAACACCTTCGCCAACACGTGCGCCGAGTGCCAGCAGCTTATCGGGCACGACTCGAGG GAGCTGTTCTACGAAGACCGCCACTTCCACGAGGGTTGCTtccgctgctgccgctgccagCGCTCCCTGGCCGACGAGCCCTTCACCTGCCAGGACAGCGAGCTGCTCTGTAACGACTGCTACTGCAGTGCCTTCTCCTCACAGTGCTCCGCCTGCGGGGAGACCGTCATGCCCG GATCCCGGAAGCTGGAGTACGGAGGTCAGACGTGGCATGAGCACTGCTTCCTGTGCAGCAGCTGTGAGCAGCCGCTGGGCTCCCGTTCCTTTGTGCCCGACAAGGGTGCTCACTACTGCGTGCCCTGCTATGAGAACAAGTTTGCTCCTCGCTGCGCCCGCTGCAGCAAG ACACTGACGCAGGGTGGCGTGACATACCGTGACCAGCCCTGGCATCGGGAATGCCTGGTCTGCACCGGCTGCCAGACGCCCCTGGCAGGGCAGCAGTTCACCTCCCGAGATGACGATCCCTACTGTGTGGCCTGTTTTGGAGAACTCTTTGCACCCAAGTGCAGCAGCTGCAAGCGCCCCATCACAG gACTCGGTGAAGGCAAGTATGTGTCCTTTGAAGACCGCCACTGGCACCACAGCTGCTTCTCCTGCGCCCGATGCTCCACCTCCCTGGTGGGCCAGGGCTTCGTGCCGGACGGAGACCAAGTGCTGTGCCAGGGCTGCAGCCAGGCGGGGCCCTGA